Proteins encoded by one window of Cannabis sativa cultivar Pink pepper isolate KNU-18-1 chromosome 4, ASM2916894v1, whole genome shotgun sequence:
- the LOC115715105 gene encoding uncharacterized protein LOC115715105 isoform X1: MFWNNFSQRRLASLLLPWLRDQPELEVKLGMINSQAIAKNLRFNTSVFNDLIEDLSGFSFTDVTIDQLTVRFSNWSVPAISFEVHGLHVTLSAEDSENERSSVPILKQRDTFGESVKKKLSQIDPEGSYLHNILERMSAATPSRSKYKTALLNVVLKHCQLQIHNIDVQVKFPTMNASCTLCLKELNAKSQYLNFGCFFRGLFGVPFLPLKECSFVITVIEFEIVFKLVDQSNHIFSMTDLFTCIKLNSFQLVDFNLRVPELIVSFSPLDLSMCLAFGETSSKEYQCPRNGRHLWKLAASRVGHVTSFHKLVVIVGLWLRYVKAYENLLQLVGYSIDHILKGLPTKLSENKLFSRSFKQLWKVVIDAERELPAESIAQARRIARYRAAANVQSVKLKESHVDTRLRLFCMIFALLQLIWKPICKLFHFIFYFLFFRRKLAEELTEEYLEIVSDDSSMQFCFILNLGKILVNMSQPAAIKNLDSHIGMLPPSFISLSLSINGLLLLYLKDVCEQSLTVSCGQFEVKSSSLMEPLLRQCSSKDLLSGKRHWQENHNDMKSILWCDLAHKFPFSETSNTTAIDNAEGACSSSLEKFLGEMWLNWEKTCMKLDGSEMEFSEDPCLLCETKSFLTYPDLRNLDSRISKCFFTLGRLQLDLGSSSILSISVLLRQIEHALCRTKDTGISEVTSHPPRTIEDPSEIKWENMYKYFSSSLSAAVLKILPEKHIQIGVFIAGPFIKLCLENEFSSGNEVTSHEENPDEFHLAFDVNNIEVAFWPSLKPNSSSVAGSSDNNDIEPECSIPNNDAGPEYQIIYIPKSNNEKFIADWWIFLCSYLRINGLNAYLGDSAEKQKHQILCLQPLTVHFSSSREYFHSFSTNISAISASLCVTATRLTILLCMDELYALSQVVTHLNSAVSHSLGSLDFIGSMHSESIKQKCLVAKSVNEDAVGKEAPSICSSILFLVEGILKIKSVDVFVQKTRINYDVESSKKSFNALSSGTFADLDLPDYGILITIQQTSVDLSCEEERLEILTGFGEIQSLIFKYQKQREYTDLSEFRDLLLQSHNCLYEISVPNFTFSVSLFLLQNASSSRTMHSKLSGSSYKSYMDKSSFVIDSERSSSQNSNHMKKLRFASNIPAPDPSHWLFVNLALGIVYVGSFSLKKALFKAHDLNKLLSSLYVGGEVQTISWGIQGGTLFLETTALETFISCATANLYAIAKIMSNVQLAYKGIGKAQCNVDMPRVDDDYVTENVEGTLQTPLEAEGNQMQGLTVNVSRLSTIVVIKDEKGGVRELVLEFDVHLKFELTNMERKFMFDLKSSILSQVLRQSGENEFHKPKIYSETFNRTSTHFEYGDSASELQRRDLMHQLNDPSCSRNSDSPEELSAENFVPKDSNSSSQKYILKQLGAFFSVQKPVNGAICSHQSWVGRGSISDFNIIISLSEIEMILNIVSSFSGVFSKTTTSDFNKKQRSINHEDELDNIEAMIPEGSIVAIQDVHQHMYFAVEGEENKYNLVGTPHYSLVGERALFRVKYHYQRRWGSSILWFSFLSLHANNDSGEPFRLNYRQGSGFVDISGIDDSGGALWKILPCEPQNYDSDIDWDPYNQLVKRTSYLVNKKNDCAIAFVDGVPEFVRKPGSPFKFKVLLEPSAAQDVGKIDSHLLEDSRTSLQDNASKFKGTTSGHKIKLPSIKIELINKISLTIIHKLSDRSGVFPLLRASIDTTKLIVQVTSTKTRVITTLIPAIYHFDSQRNLWKEILHPVEIFLFYRSSFHPEGSEVNLCGVPVHMHCRTKELNISLSELSLDVLLFVVGKLNLAGPYLLKSSRILANGCMVKNESGITLLCHFLNERSLKIARNQSTSIFLRRYEDLENPSQEVASMSIQLAALGSFMTSSVPVSLLQSQKFAWRTSIVSSQDSKTYPGPIIVVDVSKESEDGLSITVSPLIRIHNGTRFSLELRFQRPQQNVDESASLVLKPGDTMDDSMAMFDSVHLSGGLKKALNSLSLGNFLFSFRPNINEEFMSSKDSLSVEWSHELKGGKAVRLSGIFDKLSYKVRQVFTESAKCSFSSAQCSLKSEGSHIADIHFLIQSFGRGVPVRQPSNSKEGYKSSTSPEAIQEQKEIFLLPTVNVSNLLESEIHVLLTEMDPCSCIECDNTENQAKLSPDSSLDFYVNPSMIYFTVTLTALNSSCKPVNSGDWVKKLQKQKNEARYLDIDLDFAGGKYFASLRLSRGHKGILEATVFTSYALRNDTDVPLYIFPPNRKPLARDEVENFGSDSFSEFGLLLHPKSTRSWFLKPNKVCLKLLKDNASEAHLDLDALSGLTEISLEMEESDGVKFITKLGVSVGPLHSKAVVPSQLVTIVPRYVVVNESEESICVRQCYLQYDRGDDIIVNSRQRATLQLSNVMVNKKELSFFESLLRKHSKENDDALLYVQFKLKQPDSVWSGPVCIASLGRFFLKFREQRSGQKKSPGESKTTFADVHVVEEGSKLVMHYHSPPNVNLPYRIENYLPHVSITYHQKDLLEPEVLVSGSTVDYVWDDLTLPHKLVVKINDSSLPRDINLDKVRAWKPFHKVRHRGLAHHFLTEEISENSMPSSGDLDSIDMAKVGYEVYTDGPTRVLRFCEFSKSQKVEKGFQACEKIQLRVPQFNIHLLEQEKQDGMEESSPTIISARFGNFCLDSVFTNKHKYNQINLQSLILEQKWVGAPFAAMLRKHQVDYTESNDCILRIVFVLLSTNSDVIQVRYSSIALQPIDLNLDEETLMKIVPFWRTSLSDSNTKSRQFYFDHFEIHPIKIIANFLPGDSYSSYSSGQETLRSLLHSVIKVPPIKNKVVELNGVLVTHALITIRELFIRCAQHYSWYSMRAIYIAKGSPLLPPDFVSMFDDLASSSLDVFFDPSRGLMNLPRFTLGTFKLLSKCIGGKGSSGTKRYFGDLEKSLRTAGSNVLFAAVTEISDSILKGAEASGFNGMVTGFHQGILKLAMEPSLLGSALMEGGPDRKIKLDRSAGVDELYIEGYLQAMLDTLYRQEYLRVRVIDNQVFLKNLPPNNTLIEEIVDHVKSFLVSKALLKGDPSRTSRSLRHLRGESEWKIGPTLLTLCEHLFVSFSIRKLRKEANKFISGVKLKIDTDNENIKAITLENNPEVQQKVKFVWKWGVGKFVLSGIVAYIDGRLCRSIPNPVARRIVSGFLLTFLDKNTDVSE, translated from the exons ATGTTCTGGAACAACTTCTCGCAACGGAGACTAGCGTCTCTGCTACTGCCATGGCTCCGAGACCAACCGGAATTGGAGGTAAAATTGGGTATGATCAATTCGCAGGCTATCGCGAAGAATCTCCGCTTCAATACTTCGGTTTTCAATGATCTCATCGAAGATTTAAGTGGATTTTCCTTTACTGATGTCACCATTGATCAGTTAACTGTTCGATTCTCGAACTGGTCCGTCCCTGCCATCTCGTTCGAAGTTCATGGCTTGCATGTCACACTTTCAGCTGA GGACTCGGAGAACGAGAGAAGTTCGGTGCCGATACTGAAGCAGAGAGATACATTCGGAGAAAGCGTAAAGAAAAAGCTTTCTCAGATTGATCCTGAG GGTAGCTATTTGCATAACATTCTTGAGAGGATGTCAGCTGCTACTCCTTCAAGAAGTAAATATAAGACAGCTCTTTTGAATGTTGTCCTCAAACATTGTCAGCTTCAGATACATAATATTGATGTGCAAGTGAAGTTCCCTACGATGAATGCTTCTTGCACCTTGTGTTTGAAGGAGCTTAATGCAAAATCTCAGTATTTGAATTTCGGATGTTTCTTCAGGGGGCTTTTTGGAGTGCCTTTTCTACCTTTGAAAGAGTGCTCTTTTGTTATAACTGTCATTGAATTTGAGATTGTGTTTAAATTGGTAGATCAGTCAAATCACATATTTTCAATGACAGATTTATTCACTTGCATCAAATTGAATAGTTTTCAACTCGTAGACTTCAATCTCCGGGTTCCAGAATTAATTGTTTCTTTTTCTCCACTTGATCTTTCCATGTGTTTAGCATTTGGTGAGACATCATCTAAAGAGTATCAGTGTCCAAGAAATGGTAGACATTTATGGAAACTAGCTGCAAGCAGAGTTGGCCATGTGACATCCTTCCATAAATTAGTTGTTATTGTTGGATTATGGTTGCGTTATGTCAAAGCTTATGAGAATCTGTTACAGCTTGTTGGATATTCAATTGATCATATCTTGAAAGGATTGCCTACAAAATTGTCTGAAAATAAATTGTTTTCAAGATCTTTCAAACAGCTTTGGAAGGTGGTTATTGATGCTGAGAGAGAGCTACCTGCTGAGTCTATTGCACAGGCACGGCGGATAGCACGTTATAGAGCAGCAGCCAATGTACAGTCTGTTAAGTTAAAGGAATCCCATGTCGATACTCGTCTCAGACTCTTTTGCATGATCTTTGCACTTCTTCAACTTATCTGGAAACCTATATGCAagttatttcattttatcttTTACTTCTTATTTTTTAGGAGGAAATTGGCAGAAGAGTTGACTGAAGAATACCTAGAAATTGTATCAGATGATTCATCTATGCAGTTTTGCTTTATTTTGAACCTTGGAAAAATTTTAGTCAACATGTCTCAACCTGCTGCTATTAAAAATTTAGATTCGCATATTGGAATGTTGCCCCCCAGTTTTATTTCACTGTCTCTGTCAATCAatggattattattattatacttgAAAGATGTATGCGAACAGTCTTTGACTGTATCTTGTGGGCAATTTGAGGTTAAATCTTCATCTTTAATGGAACCTCTTCTAAGGCAATGCAGTTCTAAAGATCTTCTCAGTGGGAAAAGACATTGGCAGGAGAATCATAATGATATGAAATCTATATTATGGTGTGACCTTGCACACAAGTTTCCCTTTTCAGAAACTAGTAATACTACTGCAATTGATAATGCTGAAGGTGCTTGCAGCTCGTCTCTGGAGAAATTTCTTGGAGAAATGTGGTTAAATTGGGAAAAAACTTGCATGAAATTAGATGGAAGTGAGATGGAGTTTTCTGAAGACCCGTGCCTTCTCtgtgaaactaaaagttttttGACATATCCAGATCTAAGGAACTTGGATTCTAGGATTTCAAAATGCTTTTTCACTTTAGGAAGGTTGCAGTTAGATCTGGGGTCTTCATCAATATTATCAATTTCTGTGCTCCTAAGGCAGATAGAACATGCTCTTTGCAGGACTAAGGACACTGGGATATCAGAGGTTACTTCACATCCACCAAGAACCATTGAAGATCCTTCTGAAATCAAATGGGAGAATATGTACAAGTACTTTTCTAGTAGTTTGAGTGCGGCGGTGCTAAAAATTCTCCCAGAGAAACATATTCAAATTGGAGTGTTCATTGCTGGTCCTTTCATTAAATTGTGTCTGGAAAATGAGTTTAGCAGTGGCAATGAGGTCACAAGTCATGAGGAGAATCCAGATGAATTTCACCTTGCATTTGATGTAAACAACATTGAGGTTGCATTTTGGCCATCTTTAAAACCAAATTCATCATCAGTTGCGGGAAGCTCAGATAATAATGATATAGAACCAGAGTGCAGTATACCAAACAATGATGCAGGGCCAGAATACCAGATAATTTATATTCCTAAatcaaataatgaaaaatttataGCTGACTGGTGGATTTTTCTTTGTTCTTACTTACGAATCAATGGTTTGAATGCTTATTTGGGGGACAGTGCAGAGAAACAAAAACATCAAATTTTGTGTCTGCAGCCATTGACTGTCCACTTTTCGTCGTCAAG GGAATACTTTCACTCGTTTAGCACAAACATTAGTGCTATTTCAGCCTCTTTGTGCGTTACAGCTACAAGATTGACTATTTTGTTATGTATGGATGAGCTATATGCTCTTTCTCAG GTAGTTACTCATTTAAATTCTGCAGTTTCACATTCACTCGGCAGCTTAGATTTCATTGGTTCTATGCATTCAGAAAGTATTAAGCAAAAATGTTTAGTTGCCAAATCTGTAAATGAGGACGCAGTTGGTAAAGAAGCACCTTCAATCTGTAGCAGCATTTTGTTTTTGGTTGAGGGGATCCTCAAGATTAAGTCTGTGGATGTATTTGTTCAAAAGACCAGGATAAATTATGATGTGGAAAGTTCTAAGAAAAGCTTTAATGCCTTAAGTAGTGGTACTTTTGCTGATCTTGATCTGCCTGATTACGGAATTTTAATAACTATTCAGCAAACAAGTGTTGATTTATCTTGTGAAGAAGAGAGATTGGAAATTTTAACTGGTTTTGGGGAAATTCAATCTCTGATATTCAAATATCAGAAACAGAGAGAATATACTGATCTATCTGAATTTAGAGATCTATTGCTGCAATCTCATAATTGCTTATATGAAATATCAGTGCCaaattttacattttctgtGTCATTGTTTCTCTTGCAAAATGCCTCATCTTCTAGGACTATGCACAGCAAACTATCAGGCTCTAGTTATAAATCATATATGGATAAGTCATCATTCGTTATTGATTCAGAAAGGTCAAGCAGTCAAAATTCAAACCACATGAAGAAGTTAAGATTTGCATCAAATATTCCAGCACCGGATCCAAGTCACTGGTTATTTGTAAATCTGGCACTCGGTATTGTTTATGTGGGAAGTTTCTCACTGAAAAAAGCTTTGTTTAAAGCACACGATTTGAATAAGCTTTTGTCATCACTTTATGTTGGGGGTGAAGTTCAGACAATATCTTGGGGGATTCAG GGTGGTACTCTGTTCCTTGAAACAACTGCTTTGGAGACATTCATTAGTTGTGCTACCGCAAATCTTTATGCTATTGCAAAAATAATGTCTAATGTTCAGTTAGCATATAAAGGGATTGGAAAAGCACAATGCAATGTGGATATGCCCAGAGTGGATGATGACTATGTTACTGAGAATGTCGAAGGGACTCTTCAAACACCTTTAGaagctgaagggaaccaaatgCAAGGGTTAACTGTAAATGTCTCTCGACTTTCTACTATTGTTGTAATCAAAGATGAGAAAG GTGGTGTTCGAGAACTTGTTCTTGAATTTGATGTCCATCTAAAATTTGAATTGACAAATATGGAAAGAAAATTCATGTTTGACCTTAAGTCATCAATCCTTTCTCAAGTCCTCCGGCAAAGTGGTGAAAATGAATTTCATAAACCTAAAATTTATTCGGAGACTTTCAATAGAACGTCTACTCACTTTGAATATGGAGATTCTGCTTCAGAACTTCAGCGTAGGGATTTGATGCATCAACTTAATGATCCGAGTTGCTCAAGAAATTCTGATTCACCAGAGGAACTTTCTGCTGAGAATTTTGTACCCAAGGACTCCAATTCAAGTTCTCAGAAATATATCTTGAAACAATTAGGTGCTTTCTTTTCGGTTCAAAAGCCTGTGAATGGTGCTATTTGCTCACATCAGTCATGGGTAGGCCGTGGTTCTATTTCAGATTTTAATATCATCATCTCTCTGTCAGAAATAGAG ATGATTTTAAATATTGTTTCATCCTTCTCTGGAGTATTCAGCAAGACTACCACCAGTGACTTCAATAAAAAGCAAAGGTCCATTAACCACGAGGACGAATTGGACAATATAGAAGCAATGATTCCTGaag GATCAATTGTTGCTATTCAAGATGTCCACCAACATATGTACTTTGCAGTTGAGGGTGAAGAGAATAAGTATAACTTAGTTGGCACACCTCATTATTCTTTAGTTGGAGAAAGAGCTCTTTTCAGG gTCAAGTACCACTATCAAAGGAGATGGGGATCATCAATTTTGTGGTTCTCCTTTCTATCACTACATGCAAACAATGATTCAGGAGAACCATTCCGATTGAACTATCGTCAAGGGTCAGGTTTTGTTGATATCTCTGGCATCGATGATAGTGGGGGTGCACTTTGGAAAATACTTCCTTGTGAGCCTCAAAATTATGATAGTGATATTGATTGGGACCCTTACAATCAGTTGGTTAAAAGGACTTCTTACTTAGTGAACAAGAAGAATGATTGTGCCATAGCATTTGTTGATGGTGTTCCAGAGTTCGTTAGGAAGCCTGGAAGTCCTTTTAAGTTCAAAGTGCTCCTGGAACCTTCTGCAGCTCAAGATGTAGGAAAGATTGATAGCCATCTTCTGGAGGATTCTAGAACTAGTCTTCAAGATAATGCATCTAAGTTCAAAGGGACAACTTCCGGTCATAAAATAAAGCTTCCTTCCATTAAAATAGAATTGATTAACAAAATATCTTTAACCATCATCCATAAACTTTCTGATAGAAGTGGTGTGTTTCCTCTCCTACGTGCTTCCATTGACACTACCAAGCTTATTGTACAAGTTACATCTACCAAGACCAGGGTTATAACCACACTAATCCCAGCAATATATCACTTTGACTCCCAAAGAAACTTATG GAAAGAAATTCTCCATCCAGTTGAAATATTCCTATTCTACCGTTCTAGCTTCCACCCCGAGGGTTCAGAAGTTAATTTGTGTGGGGTACCTGTTCATATGCATTGCAGAACAAAGGAG TTGAACATATCCCTTTCCGAACTTTCATTGGATGTACTCCTTTTTGTGGTTGGGAAGTTAAATTTAGCTGGTCCTTATTTGTTGAAAAGCTCCAGGATTCTGGCCAACGGTTGCATG GTAAAGAACGAATCAGGCATAACCCTTCTTTGTCACTTTCTCAATGAGCGGAGTTTGAAAATAGCCAGAAATCAATCCACTTCCATATTTTTAAG AAGGTATGAAGACTTGGAGAATCCATCCCAAGAGGTAGCATCTATGTCAATTCAACTTGCTGCTTTAGGATCTTTCATGACTTCCTCAGTTCCAGTCTCTCTTTTGCAAAGTCAAAAGTTCGCTTGGAGAACAAGTATAGTCTCCTCTCAAG ATTCAAAAACATATCCTGGGCCAATTATTGTAGTAGATGTTTCAAAGGAATCCGAG GATGGCTTGTCTATTACTGTTTCTCCTCTAATAAGAATACACAATGGAACTAGATTCTCCCTTGAACTAAGATTTCAACGACCTCAACAAAATGTAGATGAGTCTGCTTCACTCGTTCTAAAACCAGGAGATACAATGGATGATTCAATGGCAATGTTTGATTCTGTACATTTGTCTGGTGGATTAAAGAAGGCATTGAATTCTTTAAGTCTTG GTAACTTCTTATTTTCCTTTAGACCCAACATAAATGAAGAGTTTATGAGTTCCAAGGATTCACTCTCAGTAGAATGGTCACATGAACTTAAAGGTGGAAAGGCAGTTCGTCTGTCTGGAATTTTTGATAAACTAAGCTACAAAGTTCGACAAGTGTTTACCGAATCAGCAAAGTGTTCCTTCAGCAGTGCTCAATGTAGCCTCAAATCTGAAGGTTCTCATATTGCTGATATTCATTTTCTGATACAAAGCTTTGGAAGAGGCGTGCCTGTTCGACAACCTAGTAACTCCAAAGAAGGGTATAAAAGTAGTACTTCCCCAGAAGCAATACAAGAACAGAAGGAAATTTTTCTTTTGCCGACTGTGAATGTATCAAATTTATTAGAGTCAGAGATACATGTACTTCTAACTGAAATGG ATCCATGTTCTTGCATTGAGTGTGACAACACTGAGAATCAGGCAAAACTATCACCTGATTCATCGTTGGATTTTTATGTTAATCCCTCCATGATATACTTTACTGTTACATTAACTGCGCTAAATTCTAGCTGCAAACCAGTGAACAGTGGTGATTGGGTTAAGAAGTTACAGAAGCAGAAAAACGAGGCACGCTATCTAGACATTGATCTGGATTTTGCTGGTGGAAAATATTTTGCTTCTTTGAGATTGTCTCGTGGGCACAAAGGCATATTGGAG GCCACTGTTTTCACATCATATGCTCTGAGGAATGATACAGATGTTCCCCTTTATATCTTTCCACCAAATAGGAAGCCCCTGGCTAG GGATGAAGTGGAGAATTTCGGTTCTGACTCCTTTTCAGAGTTCGGATTACTTCTACATCCAAAGTCAACCAGATCTTGGTTCTTGAA ACCTAACAAGGTTTGCCTCAAACTCTTAAAAGATAATGCATCTGAGGCACATCTAGATTTGGATGCCTTGTCAGGCCTTACAGAGATAAGCTTAGAAATGGAGGAAAGCGATGGTGTAAAATTTATTACAAAGCTTGGGGTTTCTGTGGGCCCACTTCATAGTAAAGCAGTTGTACCATCTCAATTAGTAACTATAGTCCCAAGATATGTGGTAGTAAATGAATCTGAAGAAAGTATCTGTGTTCGTCAATGCTATTTACAG TATGACAGGGGTGACGATATTATCGTTAACAGTAGACAGAGAGCAACATTACAGCTGTCGAATGTGATGGTCAATAAAAAAGAACTCAGTTTCTTTGAGAGTTTATTAAGAAAACATAGTAAAGAAAATGATGACGCATTACTTTATGTCCAATTTAAATTGAAGCAGCCTGATTCAGTTTGGTCCGGACCGGTATGCATTGCTTCTTTAGGACGCTTTTTCCTCAAATTCAGGGAGCAACGATCAGGCCAAAAGAAATCACCAGGAGAAAGTAAAACAACATTTGCTGATGTTCATGTTGTAGAAGAAGGTTCTAAACTTGTTATGCACTACCATAGTCCTCCAAATGTCAATCTTCCATATCGAATTGAGAATTACTTGCCCCATGTATCTATAACGTACCATCAAAAG GATTTATTGGAGCCAGAGGTTCTTGTATCGGGAAGTACTGTCGATTATGTATGGGATGATTTGACACTTCCACATAAAttagttgtcaaaattaatG ATAGTTCTTTACCTCGGGATATTAACTTGGATAAGGTGCGGGCATGGAAGCCTTTCCACAAGGTCAGGCATAGGGGGCTGGCTCATCATTTTCTTACCGAAGAAATATCAGAAAATAGCATGCCAAGTTCTGGTGACCTTGACAGCATCGACATGGCAAAAGTAGGGTATGAAGTATATACAGATGGTCCTACCCGAGTTCTGCGGTTTTGTGAGTTTTCTAAAAGCCAGAAAGTAGAGAAAGGATTTCAAGCATGTGAAAAGATTCAACTAAGGGTTCCTCAATTTAACATTCACCTGCTTGAACAAGAAAAACAA GATGGAATGGAGGAGTCATCTCCTACAATTATTTCTGCAAGATTCGGAAATTTTTGTCTGGACTCTGTCTTTACCAATAAACACAAATATAACCAGATCAATCTACAG TCATTGATTTTAGAGCAGAAGTGGGTTGGAGCGCCTTTTGCAGCAATGCTTCGAAAACATCAAGTAGACTATACAGAGTCAAATGACTGCATACTCAGAATTGTCTTTGTTCTGCTGTCAACCAATTCTGATGTTATACAAGTTCGATACTCATCTATTGCTCTGCAG CCAATTGATTTGAATCTAGATGAGGAGACATTGATGAAAATTGTGCCATTTTGGAGAACATCTCTAAGTGACTCAAATACTAAGAGTCGACAGTTCTACTTTGATCATTTTGAGATCCATCCAATAAAG atTATTGCAAACTTCCTTCCTGGGGACTCGTATTCAAGTTATAGCTCAGGCCAGGAGACACTGAGGTCATTGCTGCACAGTGTCATAAAG GTGCCTCCAATTAAAAATAAGGTTGTTGAGCTGAATGGTGTCTTGGTTACACATGCATTAATAACAATACGTGAACTGTTTATCAGATGTGCACAACATTATTCATG GTATTCCATGAGGGCTATCTATATTGCAAAAGGAAGCCCGTTGCTGCCACCAGATTTTGTATCCATGTTTGATGACTTGGCTTCTTCCTCCCTTGATGTTTTCTTTGATCCCTCCCGTGGGTTGATGAACCTTCCACGTTTCACTTTAG GCACGTTCAAACTCCTCAGCAAATGTATTGGGGGTAAAGGGTCCTCAGGAACAAAACGATACTTTGGAGATCTTGAAAAATCT TTGCGAACAGCAGGGTCTAATGTGCTTTTTGCTGCTGTCACTGAAATATCAGACTCTATTCTGAAGGGAGCTGAAGCAAGCGGTTTTAATGGCATG GTGACTGGGTTTCATCAAGGCATATTGAAATTGGCTATGGAGCCATCATTACTGGGGAGTGCTTTAATGGAAGGTGGCccagatagaaaaattaaactaGACCGAAGTGCTGGGGTAGATGAG TTATACATTGAAGGATACCTTCAAGCTATGTTGGATACACTGTACAGACAAGAATATCTTAGAGTCAGAGTCATTGATAATCAG GTTTTCCTAAAAAACTTACCTCCAAACAATACACTTATAGAGGAGATTGTGGATCATGTGAAGAGTTTCCTTGTGAGCAAGGCATTGTTAAAGGGCGATCCTTCCAGAACCTCTCGCTCCTTGCGCCATCTTCGAGGAGAAAGT GAGTGGAAGATTGGACCAACATTGCTGACATTATGTGAGCACCTATTTGTGAGTTTCTCAATTCGCAAGCTTAGGAAGGAAGCTAACAAGTTTATATCGGGCGTGAAACTGAAGATAGATACCGACAACGAAAATATTAAAGCAATTACTCTTGAGAACAACCCTGAAGTACAGCAGAAGGTAAAGTTCGTATGGAAATGGGGAGTTGGCAAGTTTGTGTTGTCAGGTATCGTAGCCTATATCGATGGTCGCCTATGTCGTAGTATTCCTAATCCTGTGGCACGGCGCATTGTGAGTGGTTTCTTGTTAACTTTTCTTGATAAAAATACCGATGTGAGTGAGTGA